A stretch of DNA from Cryptomeria japonica chromosome 4, Sugi_1.0, whole genome shotgun sequence:
ATAGGGTTGCTGATGAACGGAAGCTTCAAGTATGCTCCAAAGCCACCGGCTCTGAAGGGAACAGAAATCATAGGTTTGAATTCGCTGCCCTTCTAGAAATAAATTTGGTCTGCGCGTACACAACTTGAATCGCTGTTCCACATTGGAAACAGTCTGGCAGGTGAAACGTACCTACAGACGAAGTAAAATAATAACTAAAATCAGTCTAGGGTTTCGATCGCTGGTCTTGCCAATCAACGATTCAAGATGAAAACAAAAGTTAGGAACCGTTCTTGCAATACGTGTCGGCCAGAATACAATGAATGGTCTTGCAACAACTTATGATAAGTAATAGCTGTAGATTTAAATATTGTTTATGGACTCTAAATCATGAAATCGCACTGATCAGGACCATCGTGAGGACAGAGATTGGGATTCAATCTATGATTCTGTACCCTTAATTATAATTAAGATCCCACACTGAGGTGGAGGAAACGGATTGAATATAAAAACAACAATTGGGATTcaatttggattttgcatttagatgaaacCTGCCAAATTTGAACACACAATTTCACAGGTTTATATATTTTTGTCTAATTAAAACCGACACGTTTATCACCGATTCAACTTCTTATATAATGAAAACATGTATAATCAATAGCGCTTTGCACAGGCAGGAAATCGAGTTGCAGTAAGTTTCAAATTGGAACGAAATTAACCATTTGTTAGAGTTTCGACAATCGGATTCTGATTTTGTTCATACTTCTAAAATGGTGAATGATTCCACGTACTCTCATGATGATCATGTTTCTGAAAAGACTCAGTTTTATGTGGGATTGGAGAGACGTATTGCGGATTTAACAGGCTTTTGTTCGAAGACGAGGTGTCGGTCGTTGGCGTTCATTCTATTGGAGGTGGTGGGAAGACTACACTCGCATTGGCTCTATGCAATGATATTCAAATTAAAAGTAATATCCCCTGTAAATTATGTTCACGTTTTTCTGAGtgttttaatcatttatttaaaaaggccATTCTATCTTAAATATCTGGTCTTCCTTAGTTTCTTCCTTTTTTAACTACTTGCATGTAGAATCCTTAATATATGATAGGAGGTGCCATGCTACGCTGGTTCAGGTTTAAGGACATCTTTTCATGCATTTTAAGCTATTTATTCTAAAATGGACTTGTTTTTTCATGGATTACAGATTACTTTGACAACAATGTGATTTTTATCCCTGTTTCACAATCTCCAAACCTAAAAGGAATATTAGAGACTATGTGGGAGAATTTAGCTAGAAGAAAAAGACCAGAATTTCTGGATGTGCAAGATGCGCACATAAATCTGCAGCAGCTGCTTTCGAAGCAATCCAAGCCAACTCTAGTTATATTGGATGATGTTCGGACTAGTGAAAATTTGGAAGACTTATTATTTGAAGGCCCGGCATAGAAGACTCTTATAACTACCAGAGACAAGTCCATCATCCCCAGAACTCCCTCTTCACAACTCTATCAATTGCCATTGTTGGGCACAGAGGATGCTCTGTCGCTTTTCTGCTTCTGGGCTTTTGGACAGACATCAATTCCAAGCGATATAGATATAAATCTAGTAAAGGAGGTATGGATTAATCTGAAATTATTATTGTTTCGTAAGCCTTTCATATtaataattagattttttttttatttggctcTACAAGGTCGCTTATAAATTTTCTCTACATTTTATGAATTGAAGGTGCAAGCAGGATGTGATGGTCTGCCACTTGCTCTAAAGATGGTTGGAAGCTCTATACATGGGGAACTGGACGAGGTTTGGAAGAGGGCAAAGAAGATTTCTGAAGGAGAATATATGTCAGTTTATCACAGAAAAGGGCTATTTAGATTGCTACAGACCAGTATTGATTCCTTAGACGATGTAACCAAGGAACGCTTCTTAGACTTGGGGTTATTTCCAAGGAACAGGAGAATCTGTGTTGATGCACTATTGGACATTTGGGTTTATGTTCGGAAGCTACGAAGGCATGATGCTTGTGACATCTTATCAGAACTTGCAAGCAAAAGTTTGTTGAATTTAACTAGCAATCAAAGGTAATTATCTTTCCTTTTATATATATAAGATTTCTTGAAATCATGTTTTCCAACACTAACCTGACATGCTTGTCCTTAACAGAGGAAGTGCATCAATCTCATATAGAAATGCTTCGGAGCTGTACTTTTCTCAGCATAATGTACTGAGAAATTTGGCCTTGTATTTGGGACATCTAGACAATATAGTTCACAGTAAGAGGTTGGTAATATCAAGGAAGGACTCTAATTTGTTGGCGAAAGGGGAGTTGCTTGGTGATAGAGCATTTAATACTCAAATTCTCTCCATTCTCACTGGTGAGTTTACTGAAAACTTTTACACGTGCATTTTGTTCAAAAACATTTCTTTAAAAACATAACCATTATTTTTAATGTTCATCTTTGCTTTCAATTTGTAGGATAGAACTGAATTTCAAACATGATTTTATGCATAGAataaggtttacatcattattTAAAATAAGTAACTAACTGGGCTGGCATGTGATGAATTCTGTTTCTAACTGACCCTGAAAAACCAGTACTATGTCATTGCTATAATCGCTTTTCTAGGGAATAAAATCAATAGAATATATTAATTATTCAAAGCATCTAATTTTTTGGATGTTCTAATTGTCCCCCTTCCTAATCGGCAGATATATGCAGCACTACTGTTTTCGGTTCTCAATATTTTCTGTGTGTAATATTAAGAGTCCTTCTTGCCTCTATCGCAAATACATGCACTCATTTGCCTTAATATTTTCATTCCTGGATTCAACTGTATGTAAATAATAGTCATAATTAATGCCCAATCTAATTGGATTTCTTTTGCAATCTATACGCAGGCCCTATGGCGGAAAATGACTGGAATGGTATGACTTTCCCCGAAACAGAGGCTCTGTTGTTACACTTTACTTCAACAGATTACTTTCTTCCCCCATTTTTGAAATCCATGAAAAAACTAAAAGTTCTGATGGTCTTCAATTGCGGTGCAAAGAAAGCAACAGTGAAAGGGTTAGATATCTTATCTTCACTCACTCAACTCAAAGAGTGTCCGCATGGAGAGATTGATTTCACCCCTTGTTGAAAAACAAAGCATCGAAGCACTGCAGAATTTAGAGAAGCTATCACTGAGCTTATGTGAAGGATTTGGAAATATATCCACATTCACCAAGCTCCATGATTTAAACCTGGATCACAGTAGTGATTTGGAGGAGTTAACCCCTGGTGTCTGCAATATTCGCTCCATTCTGTCGTGGTCTATTACCAACTGCCATCTGCTTCAGAATTTACCACATGACTTTGGAAATATGAGCTATCTAAGAATGCTAAGGTTATCTGTATTACCAGGCCTGAAAGAGCTTCCTGCATCAATTGGAAAACTTGCACAGTTGGAGTATCTAGACATTTCATTATGCGAGGGTTTGAAGAAACTCCCAAAGGAAGTAGGACAGCTCAAGAAGTTGAGGGAAATTGATATGAGAGAGTGTTCGCGTTTGACGAGGTTACCTGCAACTGTTTGTGAACTAAGTTCTCTGAAGCTTGTCACCTGTGATGAGAAGATTGGGAATCAGTGGTTGCGGGCCAAGAACATTTCTATTCCAGAGCGTAGAGTTGAAATCGTGGAAGCATATTTTAGTTTGGACTGGCTTGAAGATTGACTTTCTTGTTGAATGTGAAGTGCAAGGGTTATCTGTTTTTCCTCTTCCCTTGTTTCTTcatgtttttttggttgtcttTTCAAATTTGATGAGTTTATTTGAAGGAGTCATTTGAGGAAATGAATAAAGATATTGTCCTGCTTTTTGTGGATGTAATCTTAAATGGTGAACCATGTAATTTACTTTGTTATGTGTCTATTTCAATTCGTCTTTAATTTAAATTCTgctgtttattatttttttatatgttcTTTAAACTCAATAATTGATATCATAGCTTAGGAGAATAATTGATATCATAACTTAGGAGAAGCTACAAAAAAAATTGTGAGTAAattgaagaaaaatggaagaagcAAATAAATGATGGATTTTGTAAAATTCTCAAGACAACTTCGAAATTTGAAAACTACAACTGGAAAGTAATGTCTCCTTTATGGGATATACCTGATTTTTGCCCTAAAATAACAAattcataataaaaaattatttacaagattATTCTCTCACTAAATTACAAAATAGCAATTGAATTTAAGAAAATAATCCTCATACAAAATGATAATGAAGATTCCTATGTAACATGCACAATATGATTTATTCCTAACAAACAACCATATTAGAAACTTGAGGAGAAAGCATATTAGGATAGTCAAGAGACTATCCTCTACAACTAAGCCCTAGAGCACTGAACAATGAACCAAGTCAATTTGACCCCTTGGCCGACAAGTAATCCGATTCAATGGGTAGTCTACTTAATCAAGGGACTCGTAATCATGCATCTCCCTAATATGTCTTCCAATTCTTAATATGATTTCTTTATGAAAATCAAATGAATCATTACTAATCACAAGATTCTTGATGGATTGGTAAGTTAATCAAATCTATAAATCTATCCTTTACTAAATTCACAAACTAACAAACATTCGATTCAACATATAGCAATTGCTTCATAAATTTATAAGTTTGTTATATCTTATTTCTTTACACTTTTTAGATTATTACTGCTTAATAATCCTAATTTCTTACTACCTTTTTATCGAGATTAGATCTCAATTCCTTAGTTGATTGGCAATTTTATTAAATAAACAACTTAAAGCTTCCTAACTGATTTGTAACCAATCAGTATTATATATGGCTATATTATATTCAAAATCAGACTTGATGATTCCTTATTCCTTATACCCATATCATATTTTCACAGATGAACTTTCTAAATCTAGGTTGATGATAATAAattagattttt
This window harbors:
- the LOC131050816 gene encoding probable disease resistance protein At4g33300, with the protein product MVGSSIHGELDEVWKRAKKISEGEYMSVYHRKGLFRLLQTSIDSLDDVTKERFLDLGLFPRNRRICVDALLDIWVYVRKLRRHDACDILSELASKSLLNLTSNQRGSASISYRNASELYFSQHNVLRNLALYLGHLDNIVHSKRLVISRKDSNLLAKGELLGDRAFNTQILSILTGPMAENDWNGMTFPETEALLLHFTSTDYFLPPFLKSMKKLKVLMVFNCGAKKATVKGLDILSSLTQLKECPHGEIDFTPC